CATGATTTTAGTATTAGTTGCTGTAGTTGTATACTGGAAAAATCCTGCTGGAAATATCTGGATAGACAACATTGCTCTGGTAGCGATAGGATTTCTGATTTATGGCCCTGTTATGTTAATAGGTGTACAAGCGCTGGATTTAGCTCCTAAAAAAGCCGCCGGAACCGCAGCTGGCTTAACAGGTTTATTTGGATATATGGGCGGAGCACTATTTGCTAATATAGCTATGGGATATGTTGTAGACCACTTTAGCTGGGATGGCGGATTTATAGTAATGATTGCCGCATGTATCCTATCAATATTTTTTACAGCACTTACCTGGAAAACGGAAGTTAAAAATCTCTTATTAAAATAGAATTAAATAAAAAAGGGCCATTTCACTTTTATGGCCCTTTTTCCTTATTTAATTTGTATATCACTATACGATTGTAACTTTTACTCCCATACTTTGTAAAGCTTTTACTGTGGCTTCGGAGACCCCACTGTCTGTAATAATCTGATCCACATCTTCGAAACCACAGATTCTACCAAAACCCCTTCTTCCAAACTTAGTGGAATCCGCCAGCACAATTGTTTTTTGAGAAACCTTAATCATTTCCCTATTTAACTGTGCTTCCATCGAGTTGGTAGTGGTTAAACCAAATTCCAAATCTATTCCGTCGACACCTAAAAACAATTTTGAGCAAAAGAAATCGCCTAATGCACTTTCTGCATAGTTACCCGTAACAGAAGTCGAGCTTTTTCGCAAAACTCCACCCAATTGTATGATTTCCACATTGCTATCTAGCTTTAACAATTCCATAGCTACGTTTAAAGCACCTGTAACTACCATCAAATTCCCCTTTATATGAATGGCGCGAGCCAAAGCCTGTACTGTAGTACCCGAAGCAATAACTATCGAATCATTATCCGAAATTAATTTCGCAGCCTCTGTTCCTATTTTTAATTTTTCTACAGACTGAATTTTTTCTTTTTCATTTACCGGACGGTCTACTGTGTATGGATTCTGTTGAGTAGCGCCTCCGTGTGTTTTAAAAAGGAGGCCTTTTTCTTCTAATAGTTTCAGATCCTTCCTTATAGTAACAGGAGAAACATTTAATTCTTTACATAAGTCAACTACGGCAACATACCCTTCCTGATGCAATTTATTAATGATAACCTGATGTCTTTCGGCAATATTCAGCATATTTTTAATTAGCATTTAACATTCTAAAATACCCTTTTTATCAAACACAAAAGAATAAAAAGCATAATTAAGCTTAATTATTATTTTTTGTTTCTTTTTAAGTTTCGTATAATTGCTATATATTTCTTTTTTGAATAAAACATAATTCAATGAAACTTAAAACAAGAGAAGAGCAGCTTTCTAACCTACAAGAGAACATTATTTGGGATATTGTAATTATTGGCGGAGGCGCAACAGGCTTGGGCTGCGCGGTAGATTCTGCCTCCCGAGGATTTAAGACTTTATTACTGGAGCAATATGATTTTGCAAAAGGTACGTCCAGTAGAAGCACAAAGCTTGTTCATGGAGGAGTGAGGTACCTGGCTCAGGGAGATGTCAGTCTGGTTCGGGAGGCGCTAAAGGAGAGAGGACTTCTTTTTCAGAATGCCCCTCATCTCGTTAACAAGCAATCCTTCGTAATCCCTTGTTTTGGACTATTTTCTAAAATTAAATACCTGGTAGGTTTAAAACTATACGATTGGCTATCTGGAAAATATAGTTTCGGAAGCTCTATTTATCTAAATAAAAACAAGGTTTTAGACAGATTAAAAGGTATTTCTGAAAAGCATGTGTCTGGAGGTATAGAATATTACGATGGGCAATTTGACGACGCGCGTCTTGCAATAAATCTGGCACAGACAGCTATCGATCATGGTGCTACGGTGCTTAACTATGCAAAGGTTACATCACTAAGCAAAGGCAATAACAGCAAATTAAATGGCCTTACTTTCATTGATGCAGAAAATCAAAAAGAATATAATATCCAAACAAAATCAATCATCAATGCCACTGGTGTATTTGTTGATGATATATTAAACATGGACACCCCGGGAAGAAATCATTTGGTTAGACCAAGCCAGGGCGTTCACCTTGTTTTGGACAGGTCTTTTATGAAGGGTGATTCTGCATTAATGATTCCGGAAACTTCTGATGGCAGAGTTTTGTTTGCAGTGCCTTGGCATGAACATTTAGTTGTGGGAACTACGGATACACCTTTAGACAGTCACAGCTTAGAACCAGTTGCTCTTCAAAAAGAAATAAATTTTATTCTGGAAACTGCGGGTGCATATTTAGAAAAAAGACCGACAGAAAGTGACGTATTAAGTGTTTTCGCAGGTTTAAGGCCGCTAGCTGCGCCAGATAAATCGACCAACAAAACAAAGGAGATTTCAAGGAGCCATAAATTAATAGTAAGTCCTAGCGGATTGGTAACAATCACCGGCGGTAAATGGACGACTTACAGAAAAATGGCCGAAGACACAATTAATGAAACCATAAAAGTTTGCGGTCTGGAAGAAAAATCCTGTGCTACAGAACAATTAAAAATACATGGTTATAAAGCCCAAAAAGAAGGCTCGTATCTTGATATTTATGGTAGCGATGCTTTAAGTATAAAAAATATTATCATACAGCAACCGGAATTTGGAAACAAATTAATCGATTCTTTCCCTTATACAGCAGCCGAGGTAATTTGGTTTGTAAGAAACGAAATGGCTAGAAGCATAGAAGATGTATTGGCAAGAAGATTACGTTTATTATTTTTAGATGCCAAAGCAGCGGTTGAAATTGCTCCGAAAGTTGCACAGTTAATGGCTTCAGAAATGGGTTATGGAAAAGAGTGGGAGACTCAACAGGTTAACAACTTTAATGCAATTGCTAGCAATTATATTCTAAAAAAGAAATAAAATGTACAGAACGCAACTTATTCTGATCTTACTGTCTATCTTCTTAAGCTTCCAAACTTTAGCACAAACGTCATTGAAAAAGTACGTGTCCTTAACAGTTTTGGGAAAAGCGAAAGAAACAGAAAACATGTTTCATCGGGTGGATACTACTAAATATCCATTGATTCCAAAAAGCGTAAAATATTTATTAACAAACTCTGCCGGACTTTTCGTCAGCTTTAAGACAAACAGTACTTCAATAGCAGCAAAATGGTGTACAAGCGACAAAAAAAGTTCGAGTAATATGACAGCTATTGCTTATGAAGGCCTGGATATTTACATCAAAAAAGATGGGAAATGGCAATTTGCCGGAGTTGGAAGACCAGGAACCAAATCTTGTTCGGAGAGTGTATTGGTAAGTAATATGGATAGTTCTGAAAAAGAGTGCCTTGTCTATCTTCCTTTATATGACGAAACCAAAAGCCTCGAAATTGGGGTGGATGAAAATGCTAAAATATCAGAAAATACAAACCCTTTTCAAAAGCAAATTATTGTTTATGGCTCCAGTATTGTTCAGGGAGCTTCAGCAAGCAGGCCAGGTCTCGCTTATCCTTCGCGACTAAGTAGGAATACTGGTTTAAATTTTGTAAATATTGGCGTAAGTGGCAGCGCAAAAATGGAGAAGGAAGTCGCAGATATGGTTTCTGAAATGCCAGGGGATGTTTATGTTTTAGACTGTGTTCCAAACTCGTCGCCCGCAGAAATTAAAGAAAGAACAAAATATCTTGTTAAGAAAATACGTAGCTCAAACCCGATAGCACCTATAATTATTATACAAACCATTGTTAGAGAACATGGGTATTTCGATAAATCTGTGGGTCTTAGAGTCCAACAGCAAAACGAAGAGATAAAAAGGCAATTGGAAGAACTTGTTAAAGAAAGTGTAAAAGACCTTTATTTTATTTCAGCAGATAATTTACTGGGTAACGACCATGAAGCCACTACAGATGGTACTCATCCGAACGATCTTGGTTTTGACAGAATGATACAGAAATTTCAGCCAGAGATTTTAAATGTGTTAAAAAAGCATAAAATCATTTAGTTCGTATAGTTTGGCAAGGTATTCGCTTTTATTCGGATATCTATAATAGAAACAAACACTTACGAATATGGAAAACTCAAAGTTAACGACAGCAATATTGGCTGGAGCCGCAATTGGCGGCGCAATTTGGTACTTAACCAAAACGTCTCATGGAAAAGAATGCTTAAATGCTGTACTTGATACAGCTAAAACTTATGGAGACAAAATGAAGTCTACCTTAAATGAAAAAGCAAGAGAAGTTGAACATTTGTCTAAAAAAGCTTCTGAATATATGGCTGATAAAGCCTCGGAAGCTACAAAATATGCAAAAAGCAAACTAGACGATGCTAACGGCAAAATACAGGAAGCAAAAGCTTAATGATAAAAGGGTCGGTTTTTTATGCTGGCCCTTTTTATTTAAATTATATATTTTTTTAAGCGAACTGTATCAAAAAAAAGTAACCTTACGTCTAGGCTTTTAATTCAACGAAATTGATTAAAATAGAAAGTTATGAATTATTTAAAAGCATTTACGAAAGGAGCACTATTAGTTGCGGCAACTATAAGTTTAAGCTCTTGTTTGAAAAATAAAGGTAATGACTATGTTCAGCCTGATATTTCCTTAGTCTCTATTTACCATGCCTCCCCAGGAACTTCAACATTTGATTTTGGTATTGACGGCTACAAAGTAGACTATGGTTTTAAATATAAAGACAGAGCTGGCTATTATCAGTTATATACCGGAACAAGAAATATCGCTTTTATAAAAGAAAACGGGACTTCGCTTGCGGATTCTATTCGTACAACAAGTATTGCAGTAAAAAAAGACAGTATATACTCTTTATTCCTGATAGGGCCGTCTACAGCGCCTGAAACATTATTAATTAGTGACAGATTGGCGAATCCTGCCAGCGGAAAAGCAAACATCAGATTTATCAATTTAAGCCCCGATGGCGGAAACTTTACACTCAAAGCTGTAGCTGGTACAACAGACACCACTTTGGTAGAAAATGTAGCGTATAAAAAGGCAACAGCATTTTCTTCGGTTTTTCCAAAAACCTATAAATTTAGCATTTATAAAGGCGGGAATCTAATAACTAATACCTTAGATATTTCTATAACAGCAGGAAAAAACTACACTATTTGGGCTTCAGGACTTACTAATGCAACTGGTAGTCAGGTCATTACTTTAAATGTAGATGAGAATAATAGTATACTTCAGAAAAAAGAATAAGAACCTATTTTTCTGCTAATAAAAAAGGGAGGAATTTGCTTATAAAATTTCTCCCTTTTTATCTTTATGCAATATTTATTCGCCCCAAAAAGTAATCACACACTTTCTATTACCTCCATGATTTCTGTGTTCGCAAAGATAAATTCCCTGCCATGTACCTAGCGATAATCTCCCGTTAGAAATTGGAATATTTACCGAAGTGCCCAGAATTGAGGATTTTATATGAGCAGGCATATCATCGTCTCCTTCGTAATCGTGTAAATAATAGGGTGCTCTTTCAGGAACCATTTTGTTAAAGTGAGATTCAAAATCCTTTCTTACAGTATAATCCGCGTTTTCGTTTATTGTCAGCGAAGCGGAAGTATGTTGAATAAAAACCTGGCACATTCCTACATTGATTTGCCTTAATTGGGGCATTGCAGCTAAAATCTCATCTGTAACTAAATGAAAACCTCGTTCTCTCGCTTTTAATGTGACATGATGCTGAAATATTTTCATAACTAATCTTGGTTTTTAATATTCAATGTTAATACAAAAATCATAAGCCCCAAAAAACTTAGGATTCCAAACGCCCATCTTAAGCTCGTTGCCTGTGCCAGATAGCCAACAAAAGGCGGTACAATTAAAAAGCCCAGATAACCAATAGTAGATATTGAAGCAACTCTGGTCCCACTATTTACTGTCTTATCTCTTCCTGCCAAGCTAAATATCAACGGCACAATACACGATACTCCCAGTCCCACACATGCAAAAGCAGGAAATATAACGGCTTTGTATGGAAATAACGCTGCCAAGAATAATCCTGCGAAAATTAATAATCCGCTAAATTTGATGATGTTCACAATTCCCACTCTATGTACAATTTTGTCACCTCCAAAACGCCCGGTTGTCATAAATACCATATATACTACAAACCCAATTATAGCTGTAGAAGCGGGAGCTAATCCAATCTTTTCGAAATAAATAATAGCCCAGTCATACATAACATTTTCAGTCGCCATACAAGCGAAACAAATAACTGCAAAACCCAAAACAGATTTATCGGGTAAAGAGAAAACGGGCTTTGGCTCTTCCTGAATTGGTTTCTGATAAAGTGTTTGTGGATAAGCGATTATGGACAATAATGCCATTAAAACGCCAACAATAGGCAAGTGATATTCTGTACCAATATTATTTGCCACCATCAGGTAGCCCAAACCTGCTCCGGCAAAACCAGCCATACTCCATACGCCGTGGAAAGTTGTGATGATAGATTTTGCATAATATGATTGCACTGCCACCGATTGTCCATTCATGGAGATATTCATGATATTTCTTGCAGAACCAAAAACAAACAATACAGCCATTAGCTGTACTGTAGAATTAGTAAAACCCGGTAAACATAAAGTGATATTAAACAACAACGCTCCAAATAACATAATAAGGTTACTACTATATTTCCGTAACAAATATTTGGTAAGCGGTAAAGTTAGAAGGAGACCTACGGGCATAGCAAATAAGACAGTGCCTAACTGGGCTTCGTTTAAATTAAGTTGCTGTTGTATGGTTGG
This genomic interval from Pseudopedobacter saltans DSM 12145 contains the following:
- a CDS encoding MFS transporter, whose amino-acid sequence is MSQREQKHIRTACSIFFFISGFGYASWASRIPTIQQQLNLNEAQLGTVLFAMPVGLLLTLPLTKYLLRKYSSNLIMLFGALLFNITLCLPGFTNSTVQLMAVLFVFGSARNIMNISMNGQSVAVQSYYAKSIITTFHGVWSMAGFAGAGLGYLMVANNIGTEYHLPIVGVLMALLSIIAYPQTLYQKPIQEEPKPVFSLPDKSVLGFAVICFACMATENVMYDWAIIYFEKIGLAPASTAIIGFVVYMVFMTTGRFGGDKIVHRVGIVNIIKFSGLLIFAGLFLAALFPYKAVIFPAFACVGLGVSCIVPLIFSLAGRDKTVNSGTRVASISTIGYLGFLIVPPFVGYLAQATSLRWAFGILSFLGLMIFVLTLNIKNQD
- a CDS encoding DUF4397 domain-containing protein, whose protein sequence is MNYLKAFTKGALLVAATISLSSCLKNKGNDYVQPDISLVSIYHASPGTSTFDFGIDGYKVDYGFKYKDRAGYYQLYTGTRNIAFIKENGTSLADSIRTTSIAVKKDSIYSLFLIGPSTAPETLLISDRLANPASGKANIRFINLSPDGGNFTLKAVAGTTDTTLVENVAYKKATAFSSVFPKTYKFSIYKGGNLITNTLDISITAGKNYTIWASGLTNATGSQVITLNVDENNSILQKKE
- a CDS encoding glycerol-3-phosphate dehydrogenase/oxidase, which encodes MKLKTREEQLSNLQENIIWDIVIIGGGATGLGCAVDSASRGFKTLLLEQYDFAKGTSSRSTKLVHGGVRYLAQGDVSLVREALKERGLLFQNAPHLVNKQSFVIPCFGLFSKIKYLVGLKLYDWLSGKYSFGSSIYLNKNKVLDRLKGISEKHVSGGIEYYDGQFDDARLAINLAQTAIDHGATVLNYAKVTSLSKGNNSKLNGLTFIDAENQKEYNIQTKSIINATGVFVDDILNMDTPGRNHLVRPSQGVHLVLDRSFMKGDSALMIPETSDGRVLFAVPWHEHLVVGTTDTPLDSHSLEPVALQKEINFILETAGAYLEKRPTESDVLSVFAGLRPLAAPDKSTNKTKEISRSHKLIVSPSGLVTITGGKWTTYRKMAEDTINETIKVCGLEEKSCATEQLKIHGYKAQKEGSYLDIYGSDALSIKNIIIQQPEFGNKLIDSFPYTAAEVIWFVRNEMARSIEDVLARRLRLLFLDAKAAVEIAPKVAQLMASEMGYGKEWETQQVNNFNAIASNYILKKK
- a CDS encoding secondary thiamine-phosphate synthase enzyme YjbQ; its protein translation is MKIFQHHVTLKARERGFHLVTDEILAAMPQLRQINVGMCQVFIQHTSASLTINENADYTVRKDFESHFNKMVPERAPYYLHDYEGDDDMPAHIKSSILGTSVNIPISNGRLSLGTWQGIYLCEHRNHGGNRKCVITFWGE
- a CDS encoding SGNH/GDSL hydrolase family protein; this translates as MYRTQLILILLSIFLSFQTLAQTSLKKYVSLTVLGKAKETENMFHRVDTTKYPLIPKSVKYLLTNSAGLFVSFKTNSTSIAAKWCTSDKKSSSNMTAIAYEGLDIYIKKDGKWQFAGVGRPGTKSCSESVLVSNMDSSEKECLVYLPLYDETKSLEIGVDENAKISENTNPFQKQIIVYGSSIVQGASASRPGLAYPSRLSRNTGLNFVNIGVSGSAKMEKEVADMVSEMPGDVYVLDCVPNSSPAEIKERTKYLVKKIRSSNPIAPIIIIQTIVREHGYFDKSVGLRVQQQNEEIKRQLEELVKESVKDLYFISADNLLGNDHEATTDGTHPNDLGFDRMIQKFQPEILNVLKKHKII
- a CDS encoding DeoR/GlpR family DNA-binding transcription regulator gives rise to the protein MLIKNMLNIAERHQVIINKLHQEGYVAVVDLCKELNVSPVTIRKDLKLLEEKGLLFKTHGGATQQNPYTVDRPVNEKEKIQSVEKLKIGTEAAKLISDNDSIVIASGTTVQALARAIHIKGNLMVVTGALNVAMELLKLDSNVEIIQLGGVLRKSSTSVTGNYAESALGDFFCSKLFLGVDGIDLEFGLTTTNSMEAQLNREMIKVSQKTIVLADSTKFGRRGFGRICGFEDVDQIITDSGVSEATVKALQSMGVKVTIV
- a CDS encoding YtxH domain-containing protein, whose amino-acid sequence is MENSKLTTAILAGAAIGGAIWYLTKTSHGKECLNAVLDTAKTYGDKMKSTLNEKAREVEHLSKKASEYMADKASEATKYAKSKLDDANGKIQEAKA